The genomic stretch GTTGCATCATAACCAGGGTCAAAACTTTCCAAAATTAAACTTGAAGCTTTAGTTTCATAACCCTTAATTGCATAATTATCTTTGATTGTAGCAATAGCCCCATTAATTTGACTATTGCTATGATTATTTATATCTAAAGCAATGATTTTAGCTACTGCATTATTTTGGTCATTTTGTAAGTATTTTAAAGCTTTAGTTAAATCACCTTTAACTTGTAGTTTACGCATTATTGTACCACCTTAGCTAAAATAACATAATCATCATCTTTATTTTTAGTATTAGTTAAAATAGTTTCTTTAGTTATAGAATTAATTTGACTAGGAATATCTTCACGTAAAAAATCTATTTGATAACTTTGATCAATATGTGTCATTGGCTCGAGATTTTCTAAATTAAAATTATTAAATAATTCAATGCTCTTACTAAGGTCATTTCAGTTTTTAATAATATTATTAATTACTTGATCATTTGGTTCAAACATTAATGATTCAACTATTCTTTTAATCTTTTCATTATTTATTTGTTTCATATTACTCCTACCATTTAGGTTTTTCTGTTCAAAATTCTTTTTTGTTTAAATATTTTAAATTACCTGTTAACTCTTTAAATTGCAAATAAAATGAATGAAGCATTAGTCTTTGAGATGGTTTACCACCATATTTTTTATCACCTCAAATTGGTTTGTGCAAGTATTGTAAACTAACTCGAATTTGGTGTTTGCGACCAGTTACAAGTTGAGCAATTTTGTCATTTTTTTCTAAATAAAACAAGGTTTGAGCTTTTTGAGAGTTAGGCATTTCTTTTGCATATGCTTTAACTTTTTGATCAGCTTCGTCTTTAACAAGATAAATAGTTAAATCTATTTTTTGATTTGGTTTTAATTCTAAATTAGATTTAAATAAATATTTCTTAGTGAAATATTTATGCTTTGCATTAAGCATAGTTAATGTTTCATAGTTTTTTGCATAAAGTATTAATCCACTAGTAGCTTTATCAAGTCTACCGACATGTGAAGGTTTAAAACTATCTTTTTGCACAAAGCCTAAATAAGCTAAAACTTGATCATCTAATGAGTTCTCTTCCCCGTGCACAATGAGGCCAGGTACTTTATCAATTAATAAAATATTATCATCTTCATAAAGAATATTTAAATTTGGCTTAACTAGTTTTATTTCCTGTTGTTTATTTGCATCGAAAACTCCATAAATAATGATATGGTCATTTTCACTAACTTTAAAACTTTTGTCATTAGTTCTAATCCCATTGACTTTAATATCTTTTTTACGGAATATTTTTTCTAATCTAGATTTTGTTAAATTATTTAAATACTTACATAGAAGTTTGTACAAGGTTCTTCCTTGATCATTTTTTGTTGCTAAGATTTCAAACATAAATACCTCTTTAAAAAAATATAATAATGTAATTATACATTATTATTAGTTAGATTGGTA from Mycoplasmopsis bovirhinis encodes the following:
- a CDS encoding RluA family pseudouridine synthase; the protein is MFEILATKNDQGRTLYKLLCKYLNNLTKSRLEKIFRKKDIKVNGIRTNDKSFKVSENDHIIIYGVFDANKQQEIKLVKPNLNILYEDDNILLIDKVPGLIVHGEENSLDDQVLAYLGFVQKDSFKPSHVGRLDKATSGLILYAKNYETLTMLNAKHKYFTKKYLFKSNLELKPNQKIDLTIYLVKDEADQKVKAYAKEMPNSQKAQTLFYLEKNDKIAQLVTGRKHQIRVSLQYLHKPIWGDKKYGGKPSQRLMLHSFYLQFKELTGNLKYLNKKEFWTEKPKW
- a CDS encoding Asp-tRNA(Asn)/Glu-tRNA(Gln) amidotransferase subunit GatC — encoded protein: MKQINNEKIKRIVESLMFEPNDQVINNIIKNWNDLSKSIELFNNFNLENLEPMTHIDQSYQIDFLREDIPSQINSITKETILTNTKNKDDDYVILAKVVQ